A single genomic interval of bacterium harbors:
- a CDS encoding MarR family transcriptional regulator → MRRKEIRKYVSRMDDVLPALVKNFQVPQLPKLYGTEITLPQYFALATITRKGKCMVGELSKLLGLNINTVSELVGRLVKKHFVKKERDEKDRRRVHVYLTELGKKIIRKVDHYKKRHISGILRNLTEDDCRILIQIMEKMTGTPQELGEARRL, encoded by the coding sequence ATGAGGCGAAAAGAGATTAGAAAGTATGTTTCCAGGATGGATGACGTATTGCCCGCACTGGTTAAGAATTTTCAGGTTCCCCAGCTCCCCAAGTTGTATGGCACTGAAATTACTTTGCCGCAGTATTTCGCTTTAGCTACCATAACCCGAAAAGGTAAATGCATGGTAGGAGAATTGAGTAAATTATTGGGGCTTAATATTAATACCGTGAGTGAGCTTGTGGGGCGCCTGGTAAAGAAACACTTCGTCAAAAAAGAAAGGGATGAGAAAGATAGGCGCAGAGTCCATGTTTATCTTACCGAACTGGGGAAAAAAATCATTCGCAAAGTTGACCATTACAAAAAGAGGCACATCAGTGGGATTTTAAGAAACCTTACCGAAGACGACTGCCGTATTTTGATTCAGATTATGGAGAAGATGACCGGCACTCCTCAGGAGCTGGGAGAAGCCAGAAGGTTATAA
- the proB gene encoding glutamate 5-kinase, translating into MKKRVVIKIGTTVLTKPSGVINEVTIERIVDDVAELLNSGAEVIIVTSGAIGAGLGRLKLQGGSIREKQALASIGQGYLMGIYEKFFRKHNRLVAQVLLTSDDLAQRQRYLNARNTLLTLLSLGVVPVVNENDTVAVEEIKFGDNDRLSALVASKVEADQLVILTDVDGFFSQDPRVEKKVKLIKEIETITAELEEKASGRGSQRGTGGMVTKLEAAKIATASGITMYIANGNKEKVLREIWKGENPGTKFLAGKEKIVSRKRWIAFDTRIEGKIAVDEGAKEALLKRGKSLLPSGISGVEGRFNTGACVAVVDMEGKEFARGLTSYSSDEIEKIKGKKSSQIEKTLGYKDYDEVIHRDNLVILKE; encoded by the coding sequence ACTCGGGTGCAGAGGTAATCATTGTGACTTCTGGTGCAATCGGCGCGGGACTGGGAAGGTTGAAATTGCAGGGTGGCTCCATCCGCGAAAAACAGGCACTGGCCAGTATCGGGCAGGGCTATCTTATGGGTATATACGAGAAATTTTTCAGAAAACATAATCGCCTGGTGGCTCAGGTTCTATTGACCTCTGATGACCTCGCCCAGCGCCAGAGGTATCTCAATGCCAGAAATACCCTGTTGACTCTTCTTAGCCTGGGTGTGGTTCCTGTGGTAAATGAGAACGATACAGTTGCTGTAGAGGAAATTAAATTTGGAGATAATGACCGGCTTTCCGCACTGGTAGCCAGTAAGGTAGAGGCTGACCAGTTGGTAATTTTAACTGATGTGGATGGCTTCTTTTCTCAAGACCCCCGGGTAGAAAAGAAAGTGAAATTAATAAAGGAGATAGAAACGATTACTGCTGAGCTGGAAGAGAAAGCCAGTGGCAGGGGAAGCCAGAGAGGAACCGGGGGAATGGTAACCAAGCTTGAGGCAGCCAAGATTGCCACTGCCAGCGGCATTACAATGTATATTGCCAATGGTAATAAAGAAAAAGTTCTGAGAGAAATCTGGAAGGGAGAGAACCCGGGAACAAAATTTCTTGCGGGAAAAGAGAAAATAGTCTCCCGCAAACGCTGGATAGCTTTTGATACCAGGATAGAAGGTAAGATTGCTGTTGACGAAGGAGCCAAAGAGGCACTCCTGAAAAGAGGTAAGAGTCTGCTTCCTTCAGGGATTAGTGGAGTGGAAGGTAGATTTAATACAGGAGCCTGCGTGGCAGTAGTGGATATGGAAGGAAAGGAATTTGCCCGGGGATTAACTTCCTATTCATCTGATGAAATAGAAAAAATTAAAGGTAAGAAGTCTTCGCAGATAGAAAAAACTCTGGGATATAAGGATTACGATGAGGTAATCCACAGGGATAACCTGGTTATCTTAAAAGAGTAG